The genomic region TCAGCATGGTGGTGCTGGCCGGACTGGTTTTTCTGCCGAAACGGCTGATTCTGGCCATCGGGCTTCTGATTGCAGTCGGGCACAACGCCCTGGACGGGGTTCGGTTTGCGGCGGGTTCGGTCGCGGCGGGGGTCTGGGGCCTGCTGCACCAGCCGAGCGTTCTTCCGCTGGGCGGCGGGCGGGTGGCGTTTACGGGCTACCCGGTTCTGGCCTGGATCGGCATCCTGACGCTGGGCTACTGCGCGGGTGAACTGTACGGCAAATCCGTTTCCGGCGAAAAACGAGTGCGGCTTCTCCGGTGGCTTGGGCTGGCGGGCATCGCGGCTTTCGTGCTGATTCGCGCCCTCAACCTCTACGGCGACCCGGCCCCGTGGGCGGTGCAGAAAACGCCGCTGTACACGTTCATGTCGTTTCTGAACACCACCAAATACCCGCCTTCCCTGCTGTATGCGCTGATGACGCTGAGCCCGGCGCTGCTGGCTCTGGGCTGGCTGGAGGGCCGGTCGTCGGCCTGGCTGGACGTTTTTGTGGTCTTTGGCCGCGTACCGCTCTTTTATTACGTGCTGCATTTTTACCTCATTCACGCCCTGTCGGTGCTGCTGCTGATGAACGACGGCGTGTCGTGGGCCGAGGTCAATTTCCAGAGCGGCACCGGCGGTGTCGTGCAGGGACACGGGCTGAGTCTGGGCGCTACCTACGTCGCCTGGCTGCTGATTGTGGCCTTTCTGTACCCGCTTTGCCGGTGGTACGGGCGGTTCAAGGCGCGACAGACGGGCTGGGTCTGGAGTTATTTATAGTTGAAATTTGCTTTATGAATTACAGAATTTTTCTTCTGGCCATTCTCTACGGCATTTTCTTTCTGTGGAAATACCGGGTCGGTCCGGCAAAAGGCTCTATTCAACTAGACGAAAAAACCAGCGGCAAGCTGACGCCCGCTCTCACGGCCCGGAAACCCCGCTCCTGGTTTGGCCTTGGCGATCCTCAATCTCCAACCGCTATCAAGGTCTGGGTTTCCGGGCAGCTTAGCTCTGATGTTAAACTGGTTTTTCATCGAAAAAAGAAAGGTCAATCCGCCGGCTATCCCCGTGTTATCTACGCCGGTGAGGTCGATACAGCTTTTCAGTTTGATTATTATACTCCGGACGATGTTGTCATTTCCATCGACTCACCGCGGGGAACGGAAGGCGAGCTGGAACTGGAAGCAAAAATCTACGGCATTTGAGGCGGTCAGCACGCCAGCAGGAAATTCAGGAAGAAGACCAGCCCGACGACCTGCCAGAGCCCTGCCCCCGCCAGTACGCTGCCCATCAGCCGACCCGATGACAGCCCGGCATCGGTGAACCGTTGGTAAACGACGCCTTCCAGCGCGGCAATCAGCCACGGGCAGGCCAGCACCAGGAACACGAAGACTGGGCTTATGCCCGCCACGGTTTTCCCGAAAAGAACCAGCAGCCCGACGGCCGCACTGTTGATGAGCAGAAAAGGCCGGATAAGGCGG from Tellurirhabdus rosea harbors:
- a CDS encoding DUF1624 domain-containing protein, whose amino-acid sequence is MQTTLPLTQTRLRISSIDALRGLVMVIMALDHSRDYLSHFGFFTDATDLKTTTPALFFTRWITHFCAPVFVFLAGMSAFLYGQRKSRAAVSRFLLTRGLWLILLEITVVNFALWFDLRFTVTLLQVIWATGFSMVVLAGLVFLPKRLILAIGLLIAVGHNALDGVRFAAGSVAAGVWGLLHQPSVLPLGGGRVAFTGYPVLAWIGILTLGYCAGELYGKSVSGEKRVRLLRWLGLAGIAAFVLIRALNLYGDPAPWAVQKTPLYTFMSFLNTTKYPPSLLYALMTLSPALLALGWLEGRSSAWLDVFVVFGRVPLFYYVLHFYLIHALSVLLLMNDGVSWAEVNFQSGTGGVVQGHGLSLGATYVAWLLIVAFLYPLCRWYGRFKARQTGWVWSYL